From Plasmodium relictum strain SGS1 genome assembly, chromosome: 8, the proteins below share one genomic window:
- a CDS encoding trafficking protein particle complex subunit 4, putative has product MYSLYVNNQHGTLVYQKHFSEEIKLNSNEEIRLASMLHGISTISEKINVHSLNEKKNNIFKLLEKKGIETIEGDGFKIQCYDTLTGIKIFIVHKDDLNIEVNSYLKKVYELYSDIILKNPFYDIDMPIRSAVFNEHIEKLFSNLK; this is encoded by the exons atgtATTCTCTTTATGTCAATAACCAGCATGGTACTTTAGTTTATCAAAAG CATTTCagtgaagaaataaaattaaatagtaatgaagaaataagaCTTGCTTCTATGCTGCATGGTATTTCTACTATTtctgaaaaaattaatgtacattcattaaatgaaaaaaaaaacaatatctttaaattattagaaaaaaaaggtatAGAAACAATTGAAGGAGATGGATTTAAAATCCAATGTTACGATACATTAACAggtattaaaatatttatagtaCACAAAGATGACTTAAATATTGAGGTGAActcttatttaaaaaaggtGTATGAATTGTATAGTGACATTATATTGAAGAATCCATTTTATGATATTGATATGCCTATACGTTCTGCAGTTTTTAATGAACATATCGAAAAACTATTTTCAAacttaaaatga